One Salminus brasiliensis chromosome 5, fSalBra1.hap2, whole genome shotgun sequence DNA segment encodes these proteins:
- the stmn1b gene encoding stathmin 1b — translation MASSGDIQVKELDKRASGQAFEVILSPSAPDAKGEFPLSTPKKKEVSLDEIQKKLEAAEERRKNHEAEVLKHLAEKREHEKEVLQKAMEENNNFSKMAEEKLNQKMEANKENRTKQIAAMNEKFKEKDKKIEEVRKNKETKDGGEEDN, via the exons ATGGCGTCCTCTGGAG ATATTCAGGTTAAGGAGCTTGATAAGCGTGCTTCAGGGCAAGCTTTCGAGGTCATTCTGAGCCCCTCGGCACCAGATGCCAAAGGAGAATTCCCTTTGTCCACTCCAAAGAAGAAGGAGGTATCTTTGGATGAGATTCAGAAAAAACTGGAGGCAGCAGAGGAGAGACGCAAG AATCATGAGGCTGAGGTACTGAAGCACTTGGCTGAGAAGCGAGAGCATGAGAAGGAGGTCCTCCAGAAAGCAATGGAGGAGAACAACAACTTTAGCAAGATGGCAGAGGAGAAACTCAACCAGAAAATGGAAGCCAACAAAGAAAACCGCACAAAACAGATTGCTGCAATGAACGAGAAGTTCAAGGAGAAG gACAAGAAGATTGAAGAAGTCCGAAAGAACAAAGAGACAAAAGACGGAGGCGAGGAGGATAACTGA